Within Roseofilum casamattae BLCC-M143, the genomic segment GACGGTATGACCGAGCGCGATAAGGCTCATCAGTAGGTTAATGTATCCCGTCGGTCGGGGGCCCGTGCGCCGGATGAGACCGGGAGACCAGGGGATGGTGAGCAGTCCTCCCAGCACGGCATACAGGGGAACGAACCCAATGGTTTCACTAAATGCGTTCATTACAAATGAGGATATCTCCAGGAGCAAAGTATGGGCGAGTGGTATGGAAGCTAGAGAGATTATCTCCCGATTCTTCCATAGAGAAGATTGGTGTTTTTTTATCGATTGATTACTATAAGTCTATAGCTCAATCGAGATTATAGTGGTTTGTCGCGGCCAAAATCAAGTTGGCGATCGTCCGGATGGCTGTGGAGATGATTTAGTTGGGGAGTTTTGCGATCGTATCTCTCTAAATCCCTTATATATTAGATTCGAGAGAAAAGAATTGGATAACCACCTCCAGCTCTATATGAAAATAACTCCCTAAATACTACTCCCTGTAGCGCCGGGAGATGTCCTTTTAGTGCATTGATATTCCAATTTATATTGGAGGAAAATATATCCATCATTCCTTTGTTATTCCACCCAATTTTATCGCAATATTTTGTCCAAATCTCTGGGTCATGCACTCCTAATTCTCCTCCCACGTTAAGCCAAATTTTCTGTTGTACTGAAAAACCAAATTTCCCATCACTGTACTTAATCCAAAGCTCGTCTATCACTTGTAACTCATCACGAGGAAAGTTGCGTAGATCAGTAGTATTCAAATAGCCTTTATTGTCATCGTCACCTAGTTTTAGGATTATATGGCTTGTTTCCTCATCTGCACTTTTCCACTCTTTCTTTCTTAGATAGTATTCTAGATTTTGTAACAGTAAATAAATTACAATCGCTTCTGATTTTTGTAAGCCTTTCTCGATTTCTGGATCGACTTTACGAGGGGTTTCTTTGAGACAGTCATACGCCAAAGTAACAGACTTAAATGAACCAATATTTATTAACGTTTGCAAAAGTAGATCGGGGTTCACTTGTGCTGCGTAGAGTAATATTGTTTCTCGCCACCAAGACTCTTGCCAGTTTTCAATTAATACCTTCTCTCGCTCAGTCCGAATAATTTCTTTTGCTGCTAAATATCCCTGAAAACTCAAATGAGCGAATTGATAACCATCATCGCGTTTCACCAACAGTTCACTTACCTCAACCAGTTGTCGAATTAATGCCTTCGCATTGACTGAACTGTCGAAAGATTGTACTAGTGCTTTGATGCATTCATACAGTAATCTATAATCAATTTCTGGTTTGTTTTCTTGCACCATATACAAAGCTAATCTCTGTAACACATGCTCTGCCTCATCAGCGGGTAACAGCAATTCTATTTTCCTAAACAAAGGACGATCTTTTAATTGTAATTCAACTACTTTTCGATAGAGATCGCTGCGCCGTTTTGGTAATTCTTCACCAGGATAAGAGCGGTGGAGATTAACGATTAGATTCAATAAGAGAGGGATTTTTGCTAAGTCATTCAGTTTTGGACGACTTTCTAGTTGCTGTAATAAATTATCCGCATTCCTCTTCGCTTCAGATTTTACCTCTGGAGTGTCTCTCCCTCCTCTATAATATCTCTCTTGATAACCGTACCAGTTATGAATGAATCTCTCTTGTTGATGGCGATTAAAGGGATGGATAAATAGCTGAGATTTGAGTTTATATTCAGGAATAAAGTCATTATATCCGGACGGACGAGATGTTAGGATAAAATAAGCTTGTGGGTATTTATTCATTTCTTTCCCGATCCATTCACTGACTGCTTCACGCCAGTATTCCTTCACTTCATCAAACCCATCAATCATCACCAGTATTGTGCCGTTGCGCAGATGGTTCCTTGCCCAGTTACGCGGCCGGCTTAATGTGTCATCATCCAGCAAGCTAGGAATATGATGTTCTTCAATTAATTGCGGTAAACTTAAGTCGCTTTTCTTGACAATAACAGACTGCCATTGGCGTAATAATAGCAAAACAGGCAATAATTTCGGCGCTCTATACTTTCCTTCTTTCTTCTGAGAATAGATATACGTGATGTGGCGCAACAGCGTTGTTTTCCCGTATCCTCCCCAAGAAATAATCGCTAACTGGCGATAGAGTGGCATTTTCTCAGCTTGCCTGAGAATTTCCCAAATCTCTACCCCCCTTTCTTGCAGTAATTCGAGTTGTTTCTGATTCCACTTCATTCCTGGAGCCAGAGGCCAACTCTCCCCTTGCATATTCCGAATAAAATTGCTACTTAATCCCAAGGGAACAAAAACTTCATTTAGCAAGAGTGTATAAATTCCCAATCCCGACTTAAATCCTTCTGTTGTAAAGTCTTGGCAGGTATTTCTCTGCAACTTCAAGTATTGATCGTCAACTCCTGCTAATCGCCATTTAATCACTTCTTCAATACTTTTATTGAAACGATCCATGCGAGCAATTAAATTCTGCGCATCTTGCTTTCCTCTCGCATCATAAATATCGGCTAGCTCTCTCAAAAAACTCTTAGAATAAGCACTCCAAATAACGCTCACAGCATTAACTGGAAATAAGAGTAACACTATCAGCCATTCTTGTTGCACGAGAAAGACAAGGAATGCGCCGCCAGTCCCCGCTAATGGCAACCATTGCACGAACGTCAACAACGAACCTCGAACCCATCGACGCGCAGAGGGGTTTGCGATCGCGCGATCGGGCATTGAGTCACTTTTGTCTGCTTCCTGTTCTTGTTCTTCCGGTTTTGGAGCTTCTGGCGTTTCCTCAGTCATGACTTCAACTCAGAGCGTCACCTATATATATTATCTTATCCCAGGAAAAGCCTGTCCTGGGGTCTCAGAAACCGGGTTTGTGCCTCATCTGTCGCTGTAATGGGAAGGGATAGCAAACCCGGTTTCTTGTTCTACTTTCACCTCGGCCATATCTTTTCTCCTGCTTTAAGTGTAAACTGCAAAAAAAACATTCCAATTTGCTCCCCATGCTCCTGCCTCATGCTGAGAATGCTGTTGTCGATATCCGTAAATTGCGGGACTACTGCCTTAACTTAGACCATAATGATGGTAAGCACAAAGCTCGGTTGTTCTCGTCTCTTTTGGGGATAAGCGCCAATGACGCAGAAGCCTTGCGGGAAATTCTCTTAGCTAGAGTTTGCACTGAAAGCGCACAACTGGGTAGGCAAGA encodes:
- a CDS encoding GUN4 domain-containing protein; the encoded protein is MTEETPEAPKPEEQEQEADKSDSMPDRAIANPSARRWVRGSLLTFVQWLPLAGTGGAFLVFLVQQEWLIVLLLFPVNAVSVIWSAYSKSFLRELADIYDARGKQDAQNLIARMDRFNKSIEEVIKWRLAGVDDQYLKLQRNTCQDFTTEGFKSGLGIYTLLLNEVFVPLGLSSNFIRNMQGESWPLAPGMKWNQKQLELLQERGVEIWEILRQAEKMPLYRQLAIISWGGYGKTTLLRHITYIYSQKKEGKYRAPKLLPVLLLLRQWQSVIVKKSDLSLPQLIEEHHIPSLLDDDTLSRPRNWARNHLRNGTILVMIDGFDEVKEYWREAVSEWIGKEMNKYPQAYFILTSRPSGYNDFIPEYKLKSQLFIHPFNRHQQERFIHNWYGYQERYYRGGRDTPEVKSEAKRNADNLLQQLESRPKLNDLAKIPLLLNLIVNLHRSYPGEELPKRRSDLYRKVVELQLKDRPLFRKIELLLPADEAEHVLQRLALYMVQENKPEIDYRLLYECIKALVQSFDSSVNAKALIRQLVEVSELLVKRDDGYQFAHLSFQGYLAAKEIIRTEREKVLIENWQESWWRETILLYAAQVNPDLLLQTLINIGSFKSVTLAYDCLKETPRKVDPEIEKGLQKSEAIVIYLLLQNLEYYLRKKEWKSADEETSHIILKLGDDDNKGYLNTTDLRNFPRDELQVIDELWIKYSDGKFGFSVQQKIWLNVGGELGVHDPEIWTKYCDKIGWNNKGMMDIFSSNINWNINALKGHLPALQGVVFRELFSYRAGGGYPILFSRI
- a CDS encoding DUF6883 domain-containing protein; translated protein: MLLPHAENAVVDIRKLRDYCLNLDHNDGKHKARLFSSLLGISANDAEALREILLARVCTESAQLGRQDEFGQRYTIDFTLEWQDRSARLRSGWILECDSQTPKLTTCYPLT